The following are from one region of the Takifugu rubripes chromosome 12, fTakRub1.2, whole genome shotgun sequence genome:
- the susd5 gene encoding sushi domain-containing protein 5 has translation MRDRNEKLVLLFGCLSCLAVASVVNADGRLFVLNLENSTGLMGFREAERACASLPARLASSAELRHAVVECFFSTCTRGWLYGGTVGTTVCNVVGGVLKAVDVKTENATGDAVNLNAFCIKDRDVPCGDPPSFPNARLQEHSGYEMGDELLYTCVPGYVMPSGHKAFSLLCDSCGEWYGMVEICVRDETEGHVDYEDKFPDTYRDGEDREQRAVEARGEVLEEVHAAAHTEGDPSQQHQETTFTVEQARRHMEGGDEEERTIGDFIGLPMPEQEPGVTADEATDAPVSLLSQKHMFWFPSEAFQDDVTQRDSTVQSEESKENESQELNHSQKPIRPDDLEESDRYVYHDTDDHDDHREGHHDADDDHPEPHPPAQHEDLDRLDHPRNEDNADDHYDMGEHDEDHGQIRYDGHDYDERDDAYNEHESYEDHEDVTEDHGDEEPLDDSLERPDHEDNEDDDGDEDHYNQKEDDDDHYTNTDDHDDHDDDHDAHDEHDEDNDDHVDHDDHDDPADHDDDDGDDDHNDHDGHDHHDHDDHDHNDRYDHDDDQDDPVDDHVDDDLSDDHHDIDHDDDEDHHDHHHGDDDHDDPLDLGENDDDDDDDDHDDRGTDQDGHYNHGDHKDGDHNSYEDQASQEDIKDSDYHVIFSITRDHRLNLTEMADGGKATTDETWLDGYPVVATETENRDSLVERSKDEGKDMGVFNEVQSHKPGSHISLPDQSKSPSKEPVLEQAGGQKLWPGFIPTTTPTSDREQAPTYSWINDLTQQSFVNHDPAPLGPDGVTVMEDHTMHNLPGESGERGEMGGKMGEMGCTGENCPPPASSGQSPKVAAIIVVVCLVAIAVMVGVWCYRRQQQKSSLYEMNGKGQSQSRPAQQMEMQQKV, from the exons ATGAGGGATCGCAATGAAAAGCTTGTTCTCTTGTTCGGATGTCTGTCTTGTCTTGCTGTGGCTTCTGTTGTAAATGCAGACG GTCGTTTATTTGTCTTGAACCTGGAGAACTCCACGGGCCTGATGGGCTTCAGAGAAGCCGAGCGGGCTTGTGCCTCTCTGCCCGCCCGCTTGGCATCATCGGCCGAGCTCCGTCACGCTGTGGTCGAGtgcttcttctccacctgcaCCCGTGGGTGGCTGTATGGAGGCACAGTGGG GACCACGGTGTGCAACGTGGTGGGCGGCGTTCTTAAGGCCGTGGATGTGAAGACGGAAAACGCCACAGGGGACGCTGTGAATCTGAACGCTTTTTGCATCAAAGACAGAG ATGTTCCATGTGGGGATCCCCCATCTTTCCCAAACGCCCGTCTGCAGGAGCATTCGGGATATGAGATGGGAGATGAGCTGCTGTACACCTGTGTGCCGGGTTATGTGATGCCTAGTGGGCACAAAGCCTTCAGCTTGCTGTGTGACAGCTGTGGGGAGTGGTACGGAATGGTGGAGATTTGTGTCAGAG ATGAGACCGAGGGCCACGTGGACTATGAGGACAAGTTTCCTGATACCTACAGGGACGGTGAGGACCGTGAACAGAGAGCAGTGGAGGCTCGCGgtgaggtgctggaggaggtgcaCGCAGCCGCACACACGGAAGGGGACCCAAGTCAGCAGCATCAAGAGACCACCTTTACTGTGGAGCAGGCACGTCGACACAtggaaggaggagatgaggaggaaaggacCATAGGGGACTTTATAGGCCTTCCCATGCCAGAGCAGGAGCCCGGGGTCACAGCGGATGAGGCCACAGACGCgcctgtttctctcctctcccaaaAACACATGTTCTGGTTCCCTTCTGAGGCTTTCCAAGATGACGTCACACAGAGAGACTCCACCGTCCAATCAGAGGAGAGCAAAGAGAACGAGAGTCAGGAACTGAACCATTCCCAGAAACCCATCCGACCCGATGATCTCGAGGAATCAGATCGTTATGTTTATCATGATACAGACGACCACGATGATCACCGCGAGGGCCACCACGATGCCGATGATGACCATCCGGAGCCTCATCCTCCAGCTCAGCATGAGGATCTGGATCGACTGGACCATCCCCGAAATGAGGACAATGCTGACGACCATTATGACATGGGTGAACACGATGAGGATCACGGACAGATACGATACGATGGCCACGATTATGATGAACGGGATGATGCTTACAATGAGCATGAAAGTTATGAAGATCATGAggatgtgactgaggatcatGGAGATGAGGAACCCCTGGATGACTCTCTGGAGCGTCCAGATCACGAGGACAACGAAGATGACGATGGTGACGAAGACCATTACAACCAAAAGGAAGATGACGATGACCATTACACTAACACTGATGATCACGATGATCACGATGATGATCATGATGCTCACGATGAGCACGATGAGGATAACGATGATCACGTTGATCATGATGATCACGATGATCCCGCGGatcacgatgatgatgatggcgatgatgatcACAATGATCATGATGGTCACGATCACCATGATCATGATGATCACGATCACAATGATCGCTATGATCACGATGACGATCAGGATGATCCTGTTGATGATCATGTTGATGATGATCTCAGTGATGATCATCACGACATTGATCATGATGACGACGAGgatcatcatgatcatcatcatggtgatgatgatcatgatgatcCGCTCGATCTCGGTGAaaacgacgacgatgatgatgatgatgatcatgatgatcGGGGGACTGATCAAGATGGTCATTACAATCACGGTGACCATAAAGACGGTGACCATAACAGCTATGAAGATCAGGCTAGTCAGGAAGACATCAAAGATAGCGATTATCATGTCATCTTTTCTATAACAAGAGATCATCGCCTGAATTTAACTGAGAtggcagatggagggaaggcCACCACGGATGAGACCTGGCTGGACGGTTACCCCGTGGTTGCGACAGAAACGGAAAATAGGGACTCCCTGGTGGAGCGATCCAAGGATGAGGGAAAGGACATGGGTGTGTTCAACGAAGTTCAAAGTCATAAACCCGGCTCTCACATCAGTCTGCCAGACCAGTCCAAGTCACCGTCTAAAGAGCCTGTTTTAGAGCAAGCAGGAGGACAGAAGCTGTGGCCTGGATTCATCCCGACAACCACCCCGACCTCAGACAGGGAACAGGCTCCCACCTATTCCTGGATCAATGACCTAACCCAACAATCCTTCGTCAACCATGACCCAGCTCCTCTGGGGCCCGATGGCGTCACCGTCATGGAGGACCACACCATGCACAACCTACCTGGAGAAAGTGGCGAGAGGGGTgagatggggggaaaaatgggGGAGATGGGTTGCACGGGCGAGAACTGCCCACCCCCAGCTTCATCCGGCCAAAGTCCGAAAGTAGCGGCCATCATCGTGGTGGTGTGTTTGGTCGCGATCGCCGTAATGGTCGGGGTGTGGTGTTACCGGCGGCAACAGCAGAAGAGCTCATTGTATGAGATGAACGGGAAGGGACAGAGCCAGTCCAGACCAGCTCAACAGATGGAGATGCAGCAAAAAGTATAG
- the crtap gene encoding cartilage-associated protein → MAPSISSQLFCALLVAVLASVAESQYEKYSFRSFPRNELMPLESAYKYALDQYTGENWTETVEYIEVSLRLYRLLRDSEAFCNLNCSSVRLDGEEKFADFPELRAFGNVMKRAQCLKRCKQGLPAFRQNLPSRNTLDEFERREPYRYLQYAYFKSNNVAKAVSAAHTFLLKHPDDEMMQRNMAYYKSIPGAEEHLKDLETQSYETLFVRAVRAYNGENFRTSVSDMELALQDFLKVYDECVAASEGPRDVTDFKDFYPSIADHYIEVLGRKVRCESDLTPVVGGFVVEKFVATMYHYLQFAYYKLNDLKNAVPCAASYMLFDPSDEVMKNNLAYYQFHKQQWGLTEEDFLPRSEASRYYNQTNMQLQMLEFSRQHLVNDDEGEVVEFIDEFLEEEDPVLESPPKN, encoded by the exons ATGGCACCCAGCATTTCTTCTCAACTTTTCTGCGCGCTGTTAGTCGCCGTTCTCGCCTCAGTCGCGGAGTCCCAGTATGAAAAGTACAGCTTCAGGAGTTTCCCCAGGAACGAGCTGATGCCCCTGGAGTCCGCTTACAAATACGCGCTCGACCAGTACACCGGGGAGAACTGGACGGAGACGGTGGAGTACATTGAGGTGTCGCTGCGGCTCTACCGGCTGCTGCGGGACAGCGAGGCCTTCTGCAACCTCAACTGCAGCTCCGTCAGGCTGGACGGCGAGGAGAAGTTTGCCGACTTCCCGGAGTTGCGGGCGTTCGGCAACGTGATGAAGAGGGCGCAGTGCTTGAAGCGGTGCAAGCAGGGGCTGCCTGCGTTCAGGCAGAACCTACCCAGCCGGAACACCTTGGACGAATTCGAGAGGAGGGAGCCGTACAGATACCTGCAATACGCCTACTTCAAG TCTAACAATGTGGCCAAAGCAGTTTCTGCTGCCCACACCTTCCTGCTGAAACACCCCGATGATGAGATGATGCAGAGGAATATGGCCTACTATAAGAGCATACCTGGAGCCGAAGAACACCTCAAAGACCTGGAGACGCAATCCTACGAG ACATTGTTTGTGCGCGCCGTGCGAGCATACAACGGCGAAAACTTCCGCACCTCGGTGTCGGACATGGAGCTGGCTCTGCAGGACTTCCTGAAGGTCTACGACGAGTGCGTGGCCGCGTCCGAGGGCCCCAGGGACGTCACTGACTTCAAAGACTTCTACCCCTCCATAGCTG ATCACTACATCGAGGTCCTCGGGAGGAAGGTGAGGTGCGAAAGCGACCTGACGCCTGTCGTCGGGGGTTTTGTCGTAGAGAAGTTTGTTGCCACCATGTACCACTACCTGCAGTTCGCCTATTACAAAC TGAATGACCTGAAGAACGCCGTTCCATGTGCAGCCAGCTACATGCTGTTTGACCCCAGTGATGAAGTCATGAAGAACAACCTGGCTTATTACCAGTTTCACAAACAACAGTGGGGACTGACGGAGGAGGACTTCCTCCCCAGATCT gaggCATCGCGTTACTACAACCAGACCAACATGCAGCTACAGATGCTGGAGTTCTCTAGACAGCACTTGGTGAATGATGATGAG ggggaggtggtggagtTTATAGACGagttcctggaggaggaggaccccGTGTTGGAAAGCCCGCCGAAAAATTAA
- the fkbp9 gene encoding peptidyl-prolyl cis-trans isomerase FKBP9 yields the protein MIKSVQWVLFLSVLVAFAACNAPPVPLDDISIEKTFVPEQCVRAVKVGDYVRYHYIGTFPDGKKFDSSYDRGSTYNVYVGKKQLIEGMDKALVGMCVNERSLVKIPPQLAYGKKGYGDLIPPDSILHFDVLLLDVWNPEDGVQIKTYHTPSVCTRKVEVSDYVRYHYNGTLLDGTLFDSSHTRMRTYDTYVGIGWLIAGMDQGLLGMCVGERRFITMPPSLGYGENGDGSDIPGQASLVFDVVLLDLHNPRDGITVTNQIVPDSCTRKSVSGDFIRYHYNGSLLDGTFFDSSYSRNHTYDTYVGLGYVIAGMDQGLIGICVGEKRTITIPPHLAYGEEGTGSKIPGSAVLVFDVHIIDFHNPSDITEITVTKKAEDCEKKTKKGDFVKYHYNASLMDGTAIDSTYNYGKTYNIVLGANQVVPGMETGLMDMCVGEKRHLIIPPHLAYGERGVTGEVPGSAVLVFDVELISVEEGLPEGYMFIWNEDVSPDLFSEMDKDNNKLVEPSEFTDYIMRQVNEGKGRLAPGFDPYRIIDNMFFNQDRNGDGKITEAEFKLKADESASHDEL from the exons ATGATCAAATCCGTGCAGTGGGTGTTATTCCTGTCGGTTCTGGTGGCTTTCGCCGCCTGCAACGCACCGCCGGTACCGTTAGACGACATCTCAATTGAGAAAACTTTCGTGCCGGAGCAGTGCGTGCGCGCAGTCAAGGTGGGGGATTATGTGCGCTACCACTACATCGGCACGTTCCCGGACGGCAAGAAGTTTGACTCCAG CTACGACCGTGGCAGCACCTACAACGTGTATGTTGGAAAGAAGCAGCTGATTGAAGGGATGGACAAAGCTCTGGTGGGGATGTGTGTCAACGAGAGAAGTCTGGTGAAGATCCCCCCCCAGCTCGCCTATGGAAAGAAAGGCTATG GTGACCTCATCCCTCCCGATTCCATCCTCCACTTTGACGTCCTGCTGCTCGATGTCTGGAACCCAGAGGACGGCGTCCAGATCAAGACCTACCACACGCCCTCCGTCTGCACCAGGAAGGTGGAGGTGTCCGACTATGTTCGGTACCACTATAACGGCACCCTGCTGGACGGGACGTTGTTCGATTCCAG CCACACGCGTATGCGCACCTACGACACATATGTCGGAATTGGGTGGCTGATTGCTGGTATGGACCAGGGGCTTCTGGGTATGTGCGTAGGAGAGAGGCGCTTTATCACTATGCCGCCATCGCTTGGATATGGAGAGAATGGAGATG GCAGCGACATCCCAGGACAGGCTTCACTGGTGTTTGATGTCGTTCTTCTGGACCTTCACAACCCCAGAGATGGCATCACGGTGACCAATCAGATCGTGCCGGACTCTTGCACCAGGAAGTCCGTCTCTGGGGACTTTATCCGCTACCACTACAACGGCAGCCTCCTCGATGGAACGTTTTTCGATTCCAG CTACTCTCGTAATCACACCTATGACACCTACGTGGGCCTCGGCTACGTGATCGCCGGCATGGACCAGGGTCTGATTGGCATCTGTGTCGGAGAGAAACGCACCATCACCATCCCCCCACATCTAGCCTACGGAGAGGAGGGTACAG GATCTAAAATCCCTGGATCTGCCGTGCTGGTGTTTGACGTCCACATCATTGACTTCCACAACCCGTCAGACATCACCGAGATCACTGTGACTAAAAAAGCAGAAGACTGTGAAAAGAAAACCAAGAAGGGGGACTTTGTCAAGTACCACTACAATGCTTCTCTGATGGACGGCACAGCCATCGACTCCAC GTACAACTATGGGAAGACCTACAACATTGTTTTAGGAGCTAACCAGGTTGTCCCAGGAATGGAGACGGGACTGATGGAcatgtgtgtgggggagaaACGGCACCTCATTATTCCTCCTCATCTGGCCTACGGAGAGAGAGGAGTCA CTGGCGAGGTGCCCGGGAGCGCCGTGCTGGTTTTTGATGTGGAGCTCATCAGCGTGGAGGAGGGACTTCCCGAAGGCTACATGTTCATCTGGAATGAAGACGTGTCGCCTGACCTTTTCTCTGAGATGGACAAGGACAACAACAAGCTGGTGGAGCCGTCTGAG TTTACCGACTACATCATGCGTCAGGTGAACGAGGGCAAAGGTCGCCTGGCGCCTGGATTTGACCCCTATCGCATCATCGACAACATGTTCTTCAACCAAGACCGCAACGGAGACGGAAAGATCACAGAGGCCGAGTTCAAGCTCAAAGCCGACGAATCCGCCAGCCACGACGAGCTATGA
- the LOC115251820 gene encoding homeodomain-interacting protein kinase 2-like, with product MAHCYQHWCPYPFAYEQNIVEIGSILYSRQTNYLVQSILGEGAFGKVVKCIRLRDNKTVAVKVMKKEEDYYDSVEQEIQALLRLQRLDPEICNIVQIHAAFFDRGYFCFVFEYLDKSLFDYMAENDFRPLPLNAIRSIVQQLAIALQSLKSVGVTHRDIKLDNIMLVDHEKQPFRVKLIDFGIATVASTIPQGSVIQALCSMSPEVLLGLPLTEAVDMWSLGCLAAKLHLGISLFDGDNEYDMMRSIVALLGQPPNRMLDAGINTKQYFKKYMCAGNRSWKLKKCHGTTGCHFLDSLDDILSDIPTKGSKNLGLGLFVDMLKKMLDLDPATRITPAQLLQHGFLTNTEVGTTSEELEVTASKENGQTLQLQCENRQPNQESQLKTGQKRNRDSNDDDPTCQDSKRPKFQSRVTPMTDTQINDDNSTVQRKLPDGKDGEPHCSTSMAVPRFSQKALKRRRKYTGRKREKQTP from the exons ATGGCACACTG CTACCAACATTGGTGTCCATATCCCTTCGCATACGAGCAGAACATAGTGGAAATTGGAAGCATCCTCTAttccagacaaaccaattatCTGGTGCAGTCCATTCTGGGAGAGGGTGCATTTGGCAAAGTAGTCAAATGTATAAGGTTGAGAGACAACAAGACTGTGGCAGTCAAAGtaatgaagaaagaagaagattaCTATGATAGTGTAGAGCAGGAA ATACAAGCCCTGCTAAGGCTTCAAAGACTGGATCCAGAAATATGCAACATTGTCCAGATTCACGCAGCCTTTTTTGACAGAGGGTATTTCTGCTTCGTCTTCGAGTACCTGGACAAAAGTCTCTTTGACTACATGGCGGAGAACGATTTTCGTCCTCTGCCTCTAAACGCAATCAGATCTATTGTCCAACAG ctTGCAATCGCACTTCAATCGCTGAAGAGCGTGGGAGTGACTCACCGCGATATAAAGCTGGACAATATTATGTTAGTGGACCATGAAAAGCAGCCTTTCAGAGTCAAACTTATCGACTTTGGAATTGCCACTGTTGCCTCCACTATACCACAGGGCTCAGTTATACAGGCCCTCTGTTCCAT GTCTCCAGAGGTCCTTTTGGGTCTTCCATTGACAGAGGCTGTCGACATGTGGTCTCTGGGCTGTTTGGCTGCCAAGTTACACCTGGGGATTTCGCTGTTTGATGGGGACAATGAGTATGACATG ATGAGGAGCATTGTGGCGCTACTAGGTCAACCTCCAAATCGAATGCTGGATGCAGGAATAAATACGAAGCAATACTTTAAGAAATATATGTGCGCAGGGAATCGATCATGGAAACTAAAG AAATGCCACGGAACAACAGGATGTCATTTTCTGGATTCtttggatgacattttaagc GACATCCCtacaaaaggcagcaaaaatcTAGGACTTGGTCTTTTTGTTGACATGCTCAAGAAAATGCTTGACCTAGATCCTGCCACGCGCATTACCCCAGCTCAACTGCTGCAACAtggttttctgacaaacactga GGTGGGCACTACCTCTGAAGAGCTAGAGGTCACTGCCAGCAAGGAAAATGGACAGACGTTGCAGTTGCAGTGTGAAAACCGACAGCCGAACCAAGAGAGCCAAttaaaaacagggcagaaaagaaaTCGTGACTCTAACGATGACGACCCAACTTGCCAAGACTCCAAGCGGCCTAAATTTCAGTCACGAGTGACACCAATGAcggacacacagataaatgatGATAATTCCActgttcagaggaagctgcctgaTGGGAAGGATGGTGAGCCTCATTGCTCCACCTCGATGGCTGTGCCCAGGTTCAGccaaaaagctttaaaaagaagaaggaaatacacaggcaggaaaagagagaaacagactcCCTGA